Proteins found in one Pseudomonadota bacterium genomic segment:
- a CDS encoding transporter substrate-binding domain-containing protein, which translates to MLEYRRIRVLVPQSRTLYFHDKGRERGVTGDTVRDFERYLNKKYARKIGKRHLTVFIIPCTRDTLLTDVANGLGDIATGNITVTDERLKTVDFVAPEEVPRVSEVLVTGPKSPAVGIIDDLAGKTVHVRKASSYYESLSSLNMRFQQEKKAPVKIILVPDALEDEDLMEMLNAGLFEFLVVDNWMAKIWAQVLPMIKVREDIVLRSSGRIGWAIRKGSPKLEAEIRDFHKNYLKKQGIIESRLAQYQKRIKQINNPTGDAEWKRFEQTLAMFEKYGHKYQFDPLMLAAQGYQESGLDQNKRSHAGAIGIMQIMPKTGAFLKVGNVGETEPNIHAGVKYMDLLISRYFPDKNFSEQDRTLFAFASYNAGPQKISKMRKLAEKRGLDPNIWFHNVELVTAEKVGFQTTAYVRSIYKYYIAYKLTLKNMDEKRNAREQISPKKNRHSK; encoded by the coding sequence ATGCTGGAGTACCGGAGGATACGGGTACTTGTGCCGCAAAGCCGCACGTTATACTTTCACGACAAGGGCCGGGAGCGAGGCGTGACCGGGGATACGGTACGTGATTTTGAGCGCTACCTCAACAAAAAATATGCCAGAAAGATCGGCAAGCGTCATTTGACGGTATTTATCATTCCATGCACACGGGATACACTGCTTACGGACGTGGCCAATGGCTTGGGCGACATCGCCACCGGCAATATTACAGTGACCGACGAGCGCCTGAAGACGGTGGACTTCGTTGCGCCCGAGGAAGTGCCCCGTGTATCTGAGGTCCTGGTGACGGGACCGAAGTCGCCCGCTGTCGGCATAATCGACGATCTTGCCGGCAAGACCGTGCACGTGCGCAAGGCATCAAGCTACTATGAGAGCCTGTCGTCTCTGAACATGCGTTTTCAACAGGAAAAGAAGGCCCCGGTCAAAATTATCCTTGTCCCCGATGCCCTTGAGGATGAAGATCTGATGGAGATGCTTAACGCAGGACTCTTCGAATTCCTCGTAGTCGACAACTGGATGGCAAAAATATGGGCGCAGGTGCTGCCCATGATCAAGGTCCGAGAGGATATCGTTCTCCGAAGCAGCGGCAGGATAGGTTGGGCAATCCGAAAGGGCAGCCCGAAGCTTGAAGCTGAAATCCGGGACTTCCACAAGAACTATCTTAAGAAACAGGGTATCATCGAGAGCCGCCTGGCGCAATATCAGAAACGCATCAAGCAGATCAATAACCCGACGGGCGATGCCGAGTGGAAGCGCTTCGAGCAAACCCTTGCCATGTTCGAGAAATACGGACATAAGTACCAGTTCGACCCGTTGATGCTCGCTGCACAGGGCTACCAGGAATCCGGCCTGGATCAGAACAAGCGCAGCCACGCCGGCGCCATAGGCATCATGCAGATCATGCCGAAGACCGGGGCATTTCTGAAAGTGGGAAATGTCGGGGAGACCGAACCAAATATCCACGCGGGCGTAAAATATATGGACTTACTCATATCGCGCTATTTCCCGGACAAGAACTTCAGCGAACAAGACCGCACGCTCTTCGCCTTTGCGAGCTACAATGCCGGGCCGCAGAAAATCTCGAAGATGCGCAAACTGGCGGAGAAGCGCGGACTCGACCCGAACATATGGTTTCACAACGTCGAACTGGTGACCGCCGAGAAGGTCGGTTTTCAGACCACAGCCTACGTCCGCAGCATCTACAAGTATTACATCGCCTACAAGCTGACGCTCAAGAACATGGATGAGAAACGCAATGCCCGGGAGCAGATCTCGCCGAAGAAAAACCGTCATAGTAAATAA